ACATCATCAGGAACCATATCCCCTGTACGAAGCAGCTGATCGAGATCTACGGGCAGACCGGGCGTTCCGTCGTTGCGGTCGAGGCGGTGCCCCGCGAGAAGGTCAGCAGTTACGGGATCATCAGGGGCACCCCGGCGAGCCCGTCGCTCTACCGCATCGATGACATCATCGAAAAGCCCCGGATCGAGGATGCACCCTCGAACATCGGTGCCATAGGACGCTATGTCTTCAGTCCCGAGATCTTTGAATGCCTGGGGCGTACGTCCCCGGGCGTCGGAGGCGAGATCCAGCTCACCGACGCGATGCGGATCCTCCTCCAGTCTCAGGAGATCTATGCTCATGCGTTCCAGGGGCATAGATATGATACCGGGGATAAGGCGGGATACATCAAGGTGATCATCGACTTCGCGTTAGAGAACCCTGAGACGTGCGATGAGGTCGCCGAGCATCTTTCGTCTCTTGAGAGGCTCAAGCCGGAAGATCTCCGGGCCGAAAAATCCATATCCCAGGGGACTGTAGAGCCCTTTCAAAAATATTGATCGTAAGGAGAATTTATGACAAAGATTGCCGTGATAGGAGGAGCGGGGTTCATCGGATCCCACATCGCCGAAGAGATCGCAAAAGAGCACGAGGTCGTCATCACCGACAACCTTGACGACTACTACTCGCCGGAGTTGAAACGGCGCAACCTCCAGACCCTCCTTGCAAATCCGAACGTGCGTTTCATCGAAGGCGATATCACCGACCTCGACCTCCTCCGGAGGGTGATAGACCCCGATGTGGAGTTCGTCTTCCATGAGGCAGCCCAGGCCGGCGTCAGGATCTCGGTCGAGGACCCGTTCAAACCGAACAACGTCAACGTGCTCGGGACCTTAAACGTCCTCAAGGCCTCCCTCGATGCCGGCGTGAAGCGGGTGATCAATGCTTCCTCCTCTTCGGTTTACGGGAAGGTGCAGTACCTGCCGTTCGATGAAACGCACCCCACCGTGCCGCTCTCTCCCTACGGAGTCTCGAAGCTCGCCGCCGAGCACTATTGCCGGGTCTTTTACGAGGTCTACGGCCTCCCGACAGTCTCGCTCCGGTATTTCACGGTTTACGGCCCCAGGATGCGCCCTGACCTCGCGATATCCATCTTCACCAAAAAGTTGCTTGCAAACGAGCCGATCACGGTTTTTGGCGACGGCAACCAGACCCGCGACTTCACCTACATCGACGATATCGTCCGGGTGAACCGGAGGCTGCTCGAGACGGACGCCGCCGACGGCCGCGTGATGAATGTCGGCGGCGGCCATCGGATTACGGTGAACGACCTGATCGCCCATCTCAGAGAGATAACCGGGAGTGAGTCTGAGGTGGTGTACTCCAACAGGCAGAAGGGCGATGCGGAGCATACGCTGGCGGACACCTCTCTTGCGAGGAAACTGGTTGGATACAGGCCCGAGGTTCCTATCGGGGAAGGCCTGAGCAGATTTGCCAGGTGGTATATGCAGAATCTTTGAGGAAGCGGTATGCATACGCCCAACACCCTCAGAATGCCCTTTCAACCGGGGAAGTTGCCGATGAAGATACCCCGTGCTTGTGGAGTAAGGCCTGTGCCGCCAGATCATGAGCATTCAGTTACAGGCGAACTGAAATTATTCGACTATAACGTCAGGATGGGGGAATAAAATGAAACTATTAGTCTGCACGACAGAATACTATCCCTACGGTTCCGGAATTGCTAATGTTGCATATAATGTTGTTCGGCAGTTAGAAAAGAAGGGAGTCGAATGCACTGTCTGTTCTCCCACCGGACCGGATATAACCATCGAACCGGTATCAGGATGCGGCAGACTCTCCCTGGTACATTACTGGTATAAAGTATCAAAATATTTCCAGAATCGGCAAGATCAGTATGATATAGCCTGGTTACACTATCCGTTGATGCTAAAATCAAATCCCTTCAAGAGGAGTTATGTAACCATTCATTCGACGGCGCACGGCATAAAATATCCTTTCTATCTAAAGCCATATCAAATCATTTCTGAGGCCCTTGAAAGGTACTGTCTGGATAAATTGGACGAAGATATTCCTTTTTCTTCAGTCAGCGACCAATCAATTTTAGATCTAAGAGCAAGTGGATTTGATAAAAAGAATATCATAAAAATAATCAATGGGGTAGATCCCGGTTTATTTGGTTCTAATTACGAAAAAAATGAAATTCGAGCTAAGTATGGCTTGCCAACAGGATCAACAGTATTTCTCTCTGTGGGGAGATTAACATACCACAAAATGCCGTTCAGGATGATTGATTTATTCAAAAGAATTCAAAACTACAATAATGACGTTCTTCTGGTTGTTGTTGGGGGAGGTAAACTTTTACCGGAATTAGAAGCATACGCAAAAAAGAATGGCGTGCAGGTGAAGTTTTTGGGTTATGTTAAATCCGAAGAATTGCCTGGGATATACAGTTGCGCAGACTTTTTCTTCATGACCAGCAAGTATGAGGGAGGAGAACCCACTCTTACGGTAGCAGAGGCTATGGCGTCAGGTTTGCCGTGTATTGCTTCAAAAATACCAAATTTTAAGTTAGTCGAAGAGAACAATCTGGGACTGCTGTTTCACCCTTCAAACGATGATATCGCTGAGTCCGAAATTCTCAATTACTTGAGTAATTATGACTCGAATTATTCTAAAGAGATCCAGAACTACGCCATAAAAAACTTTGATTGGGAGGTTCTTTCAAACAAATACTTTGAGGAATTTTGTAACGCTATTTCTAACGATCTACAACATGAGAGAAATCCTTCAGTGTCCTCTCAGTATCGATCGTTCAGCGGTTAGTTAAAGCGATAATACATTTGACCCTGCTCATCGGGAGGGATCCACCTATGTATAAAAAAGAGTCGAGAGTGGGATTTTTCCCCCTTCTTCTGCTACTACATCTTGGACGCTCCTACCCCTGCTCGAGAGCCGTTCGATGGCACAGGTGATTGAAGGCCGCCTGCGGTTTCCGGGGGTCATCGCAGGGACGGCTGGCGTGCGGCTTCAGAGTGGAGGTGTTTTCCGTTAATTTCCCAGGAATTTCAGTAAATTCCGGGAAATGCCATGATCTCGAATTTTTATCGCGAGGCTGGTTATTTAGGATGGCCCCGTCAGGTGTCTGAAGATCGTTAGTTATAAACCCGAGCGTGGCGCCACTGACCGGCAGGTAGTTCTATGAACGTCGTTATTCTCGATGCGCATCGTGAGGGGGATGCAAGGATTGAGAGGCATACTAAATATCTTGTGGATCAGGGACTGAATATCTACAGGGTACACTATAACTATAAGAGCGATTCCGCAAAACCGGGAGCATTCTCCCGATACGGGGAGAAGGGGTTTAGAATAAATATATCGATCCTTCAGGGGAAGATCAGGACCCTGTATTTCCTCGGATACTGTTTAAGGCGGAAGATGCTGAAAGACTGCCTTGAAGCATTGGAGGTACTCGGCTTCGATCCCGCGCAGCCGTCTGTTATCCATGTTCATGACCCCCAGTTGTTGCCGCTGGCCGGAATGCTGGTTAAAGGCGGCCTGCAGAACTCCAGGGTCGTCTATGACAGGCATGAGGTTTACGAGGTATGGAAACAGTACCTGGGTATTTCTACGCCGGCTTTCTACGAGGGCCTCGGTAAGAACGTTATCTCCGGGGCAGTTGCCGTCTCCGAACACCATATCGATACGGTCCAGAGGTTGTTCCCGGCATCATGCGTTGTGGCGGTTCCGAATTATCCGTTGCCTGAGGATTATGACGATGAGGTGATAAACAGAAAGATTGACCCCGCAAATTCGGAGGCGCCCATAAATGCCGTATATGTAGGAAGCCTCAATAACATGGCCGATAGAGATGTTTCCCTCCTTCTTAACATTGCAGATGCAGCCATTCGGTCGTATGATAACGTGACCTTCTTCGTCGGTGGAACCTCCCTGGATGAAGACTCGAAGGCGAAGATCGACGCTCTCGCCGGAAAGCATGACGGCAGGTTCCGGTTTTTCGGGCGTGTTCCCCGGGAGGAGACCGTCGAACTTACCGAGAAGGCTCACATCGGCTTCCTTCTCATACGACCGGACGTGAGGTACTGGGTAAGAACCTCCCCCAACAAGATCTATGAATACCTGATATGCGGCACCGTCCCCATCGTCAGGGCCGATGTCGACCATGCCGATCTCCTTAGATCGTGTTCGCTGATATTCGATCGTTCCGACGACGATGAGGCTATCGTGAGCGCTGTCCTGGACCTGCTCGGCGATCCCGGGAGACTCAGGAAGCTCATGACGGCCGCCAGGGAGTTAGGCGTCACATTCACCTGGGAGTCCGTAGCATGCCGATATATCGGACTCTATAAGACGTTGCTGCAATCCGGGGCAGCCCCCGACCAATCCGCCCGGGGAATTCCCCTCGACATGTACGGGTGCGAGACTTAATGGGCGCGGCATCCGGGCGCCGGGTGCTTTTTGCCCGATTCGAGTGATCTATCCGGTTCTCCTGACGCGAGTCCGGAATTTGAGGAGATTATGACAGCCGGAGCCGTCGCATCGGCCGCAGCGTTCTGATCCCCGCTCAAAAATTCGTGCAGCGGCCTGCTCCCCGCAGGGGTACCCGCGGTCAGGCTCCCCGGTTCGTGAGGAGCATCTCCCTTATCTTATAGGATACCAGCATCGGTTTTGAGAGCAGGACAAGGTTTGAATGGATCGGCAGATGCTCGGCCCCGAACTTCGCCTTGTACCGGAACCGGGGGTTGCCCGGTTCCAGTTTCTGCCGCCCGGAAGATAACTTTTCATACCCGTTCTTCCACGCCCAGTTAATGCTCTCCCACATGATGTGGTAGGAGGGGGTATACCGGTTCGGAAGGTCCCGGTTGATGGCCAGGTAATTGCCATAGTATATCTTCCTGGCCGGGTCCAGGAGTGCCAGGGATCCGCCGGCAAAGAGATCGTTCCGGGTTAAGGCCGTAACCCTTATTTCGTCCGGGAACTGCTCCAGGAGCTTCTCAAAGAAGGCAAGAGGCAGGATCTTGCCGTTGATATGCGTCATGTTCCCGGAATAGTACCGGTAAAAGTCATCGAGTTCGTCCGGATGGTTTATCTCCGAGACCTCGAATCCGTCGTTCTCAAATGTGCGGAGGGCCTGTTTCGTACGCTTCGAGAGCCCGGCCCATATGGCATCGGGGGGGCTGGATCTCAGGTCCGTCATCATATGGCCTGTATCCTCGCCGGAGACATGGGTGAACCTGATCCCGTCCAGCAGAGCGGGGTTGCACGTATTGAAGTGCAGGAACGAGTACTTCTTCGCAAAGAGCGACAGGATCTCATTGAAATGGTCGGCATTGAACGTATCGTCCAGCACAATTCCGTTCATCTCGGAGTGGGGGATACTGACCAGCCCCAGGAAATTCAGCGCCGACCGTTCGGCCCAGGGACTTATTCCGACGACTTCC
The genomic region above belongs to Methanoculleus oceani and contains:
- the galU gene encoding UTP--glucose-1-phosphate uridylyltransferase GalU, whose translation is MREVRKAVIPAAGLGTRFLPATKAMPKEMLPLIDRPVIQYVVEEAIDSGIDDLIIITGRGKRAIEDYFDDSPELEMHLRDHGKHETLKTVRDVSSLVDIHYIRQKEPRGLGDAILRAEKHIGDEPFAVLLGDDIIRNHIPCTKQLIEIYGQTGRSVVAVEAVPREKVSSYGIIRGTPASPSLYRIDDIIEKPRIEDAPSNIGAIGRYVFSPEIFECLGRTSPGVGGEIQLTDAMRILLQSQEIYAHAFQGHRYDTGDKAGYIKVIIDFALENPETCDEVAEHLSSLERLKPEDLRAEKSISQGTVEPFQKY
- a CDS encoding SDR family oxidoreductase, whose product is MTKIAVIGGAGFIGSHIAEEIAKEHEVVITDNLDDYYSPELKRRNLQTLLANPNVRFIEGDITDLDLLRRVIDPDVEFVFHEAAQAGVRISVEDPFKPNNVNVLGTLNVLKASLDAGVKRVINASSSSVYGKVQYLPFDETHPTVPLSPYGVSKLAAEHYCRVFYEVYGLPTVSLRYFTVYGPRMRPDLAISIFTKKLLANEPITVFGDGNQTRDFTYIDDIVRVNRRLLETDAADGRVMNVGGGHRITVNDLIAHLREITGSESEVVYSNRQKGDAEHTLADTSLARKLVGYRPEVPIGEGLSRFARWYMQNL
- a CDS encoding GNAT family N-acetyltransferase, yielding MRYYLILNEQEVVGISPWAERSALNFLGLVSIPHSEMNGIVLDDTFNADHFNEILSLFAKKYSFLHFNTCNPALLDGIRFTHVSGEDTGHMMTDLRSSPPDAIWAGLSKRTKQALRTFENDGFEVSEINHPDELDDFYRYYSGNMTHINGKILPLAFFEKLLEQFPDEIRVTALTRNDLFAGGSLALLDPARKIYYGNYLAINRDLPNRYTPSYHIMWESINWAWKNGYEKLSSGRQKLEPGNPRFRYKAKFGAEHLPIHSNLVLLSKPMLVSYKIREMLLTNRGA
- a CDS encoding glycosyltransferase family 4 protein produces the protein MKLLVCTTEYYPYGSGIANVAYNVVRQLEKKGVECTVCSPTGPDITIEPVSGCGRLSLVHYWYKVSKYFQNRQDQYDIAWLHYPLMLKSNPFKRSYVTIHSTAHGIKYPFYLKPYQIISEALERYCLDKLDEDIPFSSVSDQSILDLRASGFDKKNIIKIINGVDPGLFGSNYEKNEIRAKYGLPTGSTVFLSVGRLTYHKMPFRMIDLFKRIQNYNNDVLLVVVGGGKLLPELEAYAKKNGVQVKFLGYVKSEELPGIYSCADFFFMTSKYEGGEPTLTVAEAMASGLPCIASKIPNFKLVEENNLGLLFHPSNDDIAESEILNYLSNYDSNYSKEIQNYAIKNFDWEVLSNKYFEEFCNAISNDLQHERNPSVSSQYRSFSG
- a CDS encoding glycosyltransferase family 4 protein, with translation MNVVILDAHREGDARIERHTKYLVDQGLNIYRVHYNYKSDSAKPGAFSRYGEKGFRINISILQGKIRTLYFLGYCLRRKMLKDCLEALEVLGFDPAQPSVIHVHDPQLLPLAGMLVKGGLQNSRVVYDRHEVYEVWKQYLGISTPAFYEGLGKNVISGAVAVSEHHIDTVQRLFPASCVVAVPNYPLPEDYDDEVINRKIDPANSEAPINAVYVGSLNNMADRDVSLLLNIADAAIRSYDNVTFFVGGTSLDEDSKAKIDALAGKHDGRFRFFGRVPREETVELTEKAHIGFLLIRPDVRYWVRTSPNKIYEYLICGTVPIVRADVDHADLLRSCSLIFDRSDDDEAIVSAVLDLLGDPGRLRKLMTAARELGVTFTWESVACRYIGLYKTLLQSGAAPDQSARGIPLDMYGCET